The genome window TATCCAGAATTTCTACCAGTGCCTTATCGTTTACCGGGATACTGCCCTCTGTCCAGTTTGCATAATCCGAGAAAACTTCCCGAACGGCAGGGGAATTAAACCCGACGGATGAATCGCCGATCAATGCCTTCCTTAAAATCTTGTCGGCCATTCCCGGGGTTGCCGCGCGGATCTCCCCGGTGTCATCAATCCGAAAATTTAAACTTGCCATAATCTGATAATCACGAAACGACTGGATAAAAAAATCACAATAGCGCGATCGCGTTCGTGATTTGTTCGGGGTCTACCTCGACATAGCGCAACAACACCCGATCATTCTTGTGACCCGTGATTTTTTTCAAGACCGGGATAGACACCCCGGAACGGGACAGGGAAGTAATGAGAGTTCGTCGGGTTGAGTGGGTTGATATCCCCCTACGCTGCAATCCAGCTTTCTCAACCGCGCGACGGAACCATAAGTCAGCACTCTGGAACCGCAAAGGGCGATCGGCATATCGCGGGCTGGGGAATAACCAACCTTGCAGCGGCGGGTGATAATTTTCGAGTTCCGACTTTAGCAGGGGATGAATTGGGACCTGCCTAGTCTCTCGGGTTCCATCCGGGGAAGCCTTGCGAGTGCAAGCGCGGAACGTCACAAAATCTAAGGCAACGGGTTCAGATGGATCCTTATAACAATCCGTAACCTTCAATTGAAGGATTGCACCCCATCTTTCCCCGGTGAAACGAGCAATCGTCAGAAATAAGCGATGAGTCGGATTGTTCAGATGTTTAAATATTCTGGCATAATCTGAATCCGTTAAAATTTCCGATTGTCCATGACGAGAATTTTTGGGCATTTTAAAACTTGAACTTTAGACGAAAAACAGCACAAAACATCAACAATGCCTTAACTCAATTGT of Laspinema palackyanum D2c contains these proteins:
- a CDS encoding tyrosine-type recombinase/integrase — protein: MPKNSRHGQSEILTDSDYARIFKHLNNPTHRLFLTIARFTGERWGAILQLKVTDCYKDPSEPVALDFVTFRACTRKASPDGTRETRQVPIHPLLKSELENYHPPLQGWLFPSPRYADRPLRFQSADLWFRRAVEKAGLQRRGISTHSTRRTLITSLSRSGVSIPVLKKITGHKNDRVLLRYVEVDPEQITNAIALL